Proteins co-encoded in one uncultured Draconibacterium sp. genomic window:
- a CDS encoding sulfur transferase domain-containing protein has product MKTFTLVLFCSALLLFNAPQADASNLQKKEVPEVEELDNAPNLFKSDNMFFSGQPNLETFEWLKDQGVDLVVNLRTEGENEVFAEEAFNEEEMVAKLKMKYVSLPVSGYDGYTPEYLEKFAEAMNGKYKKVLIHCGSAGRVTNFMMAYMVEYKGYKLADAIAFGEQITFSFPLEKLLKDEVDWQLK; this is encoded by the coding sequence ATGAAAACGTTTACTCTGGTGCTATTTTGTAGTGCATTACTTCTTTTCAACGCGCCTCAGGCGGATGCTTCAAATCTTCAGAAAAAAGAAGTTCCTGAGGTTGAAGAGCTTGATAATGCGCCCAATCTGTTTAAAAGCGATAACATGTTTTTTAGTGGTCAGCCCAACCTCGAAACTTTTGAATGGCTAAAAGATCAGGGTGTTGATTTGGTTGTCAATCTTCGGACTGAAGGGGAAAACGAGGTTTTTGCTGAAGAAGCCTTTAACGAGGAAGAAATGGTTGCCAAACTAAAAATGAAATACGTTTCGTTGCCGGTTTCAGGATATGATGGCTATACTCCCGAATACCTGGAGAAATTTGCAGAGGCCATGAATGGCAAATACAAAAAGGTACTAATTCATTGCGGGAGTGCCGGCCGGGTAACTAATTTTATGATGGCTTACATGGTTGAATACAAAGGTTACAAACTGGCTGATGCCATTGCATTTGGCGAGCAGATAACATTCTCGTTTCCACTGGAGAAGTTACTAAAAGACGAAGTTGACTGGCAATTAAAATAA
- a CDS encoding HU family DNA-binding protein, whose protein sequence is MLKYKLIQKSNPRDLTAPKKFYASHASSGRKTIKTISRDIEDKSSLSRGDIGNVLDNLVDQIPKYLLDGQSVSLGELGSFRLTLSSEGAEQEADFNTSMIKNVKIVFTPGKMLKEEVAKARFEKIVYSQSDR, encoded by the coding sequence ATGTTAAAGTACAAACTCATTCAGAAATCGAATCCACGGGATTTAACAGCACCAAAAAAGTTTTATGCCTCGCATGCATCATCGGGTCGTAAAACCATTAAAACCATTAGTCGCGACATTGAAGACAAATCATCGCTTAGTCGCGGAGATATAGGCAATGTGCTTGATAACCTGGTTGACCAGATACCGAAATACCTGCTTGACGGGCAAAGTGTGAGTCTCGGAGAACTGGGATCGTTCCGCCTTACTTTAAGTAGCGAAGGTGCCGAGCAGGAGGCCGATTTTAATACCAGTATGATAAAGAATGTGAAAATTGTTTTTACACCCGGTAAAATGCTGAAAGAGGAGGTTGCCAAAGCAAGGTTCGAAAAAATTGTATACAGCCAATCAGATAGGTGA